The Deltaproteobacteria bacterium genome includes a region encoding these proteins:
- a CDS encoding HDOD domain-containing protein: protein MGSNRVEKIIESIDTLPPFPDVARRILEIADSPDIGAKDILEIIQYDQGITANCLKLCNSSYFSLPVKIFTIEQAVALLGLQNIVKIVLANCMALSPYMKAQKGYGLHPGELWRHSVATATLSQLILKKAGRREDSVLFTAALLHDVGKLVLDRYVAENPAELAALIRKAGLTFTQAEKEVLGIDHAELGGIIAENWKFPVTLVNSIRNHHQSMKEKIIPNMESWVRLSNLMYYVTLAHEFCSHHEGISCRINESILFQFGLKQDHVNEILSEFPDEVKLAEELLKIAI, encoded by the coding sequence GTGGGGTCGAATCGTGTCGAGAAAATAATTGAATCCATAGATACCCTTCCCCCTTTTCCTGACGTGGCAAGGCGGATCCTGGAAATCGCCGATTCACCCGATATAGGGGCAAAGGATATCCTGGAAATCATCCAGTACGATCAGGGTATTACCGCAAATTGCCTGAAACTTTGCAACTCAAGCTACTTCAGCCTTCCCGTCAAAATTTTCACCATTGAACAGGCCGTGGCTCTCCTGGGTCTCCAGAACATCGTGAAGATCGTTCTGGCCAATTGCATGGCCCTTTCCCCATACATGAAGGCCCAAAAAGGTTATGGTCTTCACCCTGGTGAGCTCTGGCGACATAGTGTTGCGACAGCTACACTTTCACAGCTGATCCTGAAAAAGGCCGGCAGGAGAGAGGATTCCGTTCTCTTTACGGCCGCGTTGCTGCACGATGTGGGGAAGCTGGTCCTGGACAGATACGTGGCTGAAAACCCGGCGGAATTGGCTGCATTGATTCGAAAGGCGGGATTAACTTTCACCCAGGCTGAAAAGGAGGTCCTCGGTATCGATCATGCGGAACTGGGCGGAATCATTGCCGAAAACTGGAAGTTTCCTGTAACCCTCGTCAATTCCATCAGGAATCATCACCAAAGCATGAAGGAGAAAATCATACCCAACATGGAATCATGGGTGAGGCTGAGCAATCTCATGTATTACGTTACTCTTGCTCACGAGTTTTGCTCGCACCATGAAGGAATCAGTTGTCGAATCAACGAATCCATACTTTTCCAGTTCGGACTAAAACAGGACCATGTCAATGAGATACTGTCGGAATTCCCCGATGAGGTGAAACTGGCTGAAGAGTTATTGAAAATAGCTATTTAG
- a CDS encoding site-2 protease family protein, with amino-acid sequence MNMLTDITEWIVRIPVLLFAITIHEYSHGKAALSLGDPTAQRAGRLTMNPLSHIDPIGAICLFLFNFGWAKPVPVNIRYFKNIRRDTILMALSGPVANLAAAFVTGIFLRFYFIPNEIYLKVLFYLLIMNLGLGLFNLIPIPPLDGSHVLENLLHGETRRKYLSFQRYGPFFLLGIILLENVTHIGIFNFILGVPMTFLARLFGGENVYRLLGMIH; translated from the coding sequence ATGAACATGCTAACCGACATCACGGAATGGATCGTGAGGATTCCCGTCCTCCTTTTCGCCATAACGATTCACGAATATTCCCATGGAAAGGCCGCCCTTTCTTTGGGCGATCCCACCGCCCAAAGGGCGGGGCGATTGACCATGAATCCCCTTTCTCATATAGATCCAATTGGGGCCATTTGTCTTTTCCTGTTCAATTTCGGATGGGCGAAGCCGGTCCCGGTAAATATCCGTTATTTCAAAAATATCCGGAGAGACACCATTCTCATGGCCCTGAGCGGACCGGTTGCGAATTTGGCGGCGGCCTTTGTAACCGGCATTTTCCTCCGGTTCTATTTCATTCCCAACGAAATCTACCTCAAGGTCCTATTTTATCTGCTTATAATGAACTTGGGTCTTGGACTTTTTAACCTCATCCCCATCCCTCCCCTGGACGGATCCCATGTCCTGGAGAATCTGCTTCATGGCGAGACGCGCAGAAAGTACCTTTCATTTCAGCGGTATGGTCCTTTTTTCCTTTTGGGAATTATCCTGCTGGAAAACGTTACCCATATCGGTATTTTTAACTTCATTCTAGGTGTCCCTATGACTTTCCTGGCACGCCTCTTTGGAGGTGAGAACGTTTACCGTTTGCTCGGGATGATACATTGA